CTCCAGCGCCTCAAAAACTATACAAAGGATACCGTTAGTGGACTTTAATTAAGGATGCAACATACTACAACACAAATTCTCCAAACGTAAAGAAGCCAAATCCATCTTTGACCAGTTCCAGCTATCACCATAGAGAACATGCGCATTCTTCCTCAGCCTGGGTCCGCGTTGGCCCGTTGTAAAGGGTGAACTGCAAAACACTGTATAATCTGCAGGAAGGGCAGTAGACTGCCACCGGCTCTTCATCAACACTTGCCATAATTCTAGGGCTAGAAAGCATGCAGCGAAGTCCAAGCCTCTGCCCCATTTCACTTCCTGGGATTTTCTAGATTTTAGGTTTCTAGGTTTTTGGATTCTAGGTTTTGCTCACCAATTACAATATGTTTCTCTTTGAATACTTCTTTCAATGCATCACGCTGCAAATCCATCAAAGTGTTGTGCATATTGTAGCGGGGCAAAGCAAGGACACCAGACGGGATGCCAGTAACAAGGCCTGAGAGTGTTTTATTTCAACAAACCAAGGTACTAATGAAGAAAAGAACGagagctcaggaacactttcaaCAATAAGCTAGTTTGTGCTGTATCACTGATGCGGGTTTGTCTGTGATCTTCAGTCACAGTCTGAAAAACATGTACATGAACACACAAGTCAATAGAGTAGtcatctttatctctctccccctaccAACTTTTCATCCAGCTCACAAAGCTGTACTTCCGAAATTACTTGTAATTAGAGGCAGGTGCAAACAGTGCCATCTCTAGTCTTTTGAGGGCCCTAAGCAGAATTTCATTTGGCTCCCCCTCTCTCGTAGCGGTTTGGGGCCCGAAGCGACTGCTTATGTTGTTTATGCCTAGAGCTGGCCCTGGGTGCAAACAAGTGTGGCTATCCATACCAGCCACCTCTTGAATGTTCCAGCAGTCTGCCGTGCTCTCCCAGAGCGCAGGGCACTCTCCAGTGTTGTGAAACTCCATAGTCAATGCAGTCTTGCTTGACGGGAGCGAGACACTAGCCGGAACAACATTCGCTGAGCTGTCTGAAGAGGCAATAAAGCTATAAAATAGTCTGTATTTTCCTATAGTCATTGGCCGCTACTGGGGTTCATATGCTGGTGGGTCATTAACATGATACTTGACTAACGTGAACATTTTTGAGATTTGCATTGATTTGGCTAGCGCTCTAAGTCAAgcccactgatcaacacaaaaaagtccataatgtcaaagtaaaaattaaaatctacaaataatttgaatttaattacaaatacaaaaaagaaaataattgactgAATAATCCCCTTTGATAGATGCACGTTTGGCATCAATTACAGTCAGTCTTTAGATAAGTCTctgccagctttgcacatctgtacACAGTAACATTTGCCCATCCTTCTTTGCAAAATCGTTCAAGCTCTGTCTTTTTCGTTGGTGACCTTTGGAGAACAGTAATTTGAAACTCTTTACACATATTCCCAAGTGGATTGAGGTTTCTTTTTGCCATTCTACCatgaaggccacttttgtgaaacACCTGGGCTCCACCGTGGAAGACTATATCAATAAGACTTCCCATGGGCCTCTTGGTGTCCTCCCTGAGTAGTGCCCTCCTCGTCCCGATACTCCGTTTTTGAGGACGCCCTGTggtagacagattcacagttccGTCatattctctctatttcttaataatggccTCTACTGTGTTACAACAGATATTCAGTGTCTTGGAAAAGTTATATTATCACACTCCTGATTGGGGTAGAAAGTAATTTCTTGACATCCAATCTATATTTAAGACAACTCAAATCGGTCTGTGTCCTCCGATGCACATCTCTCTCGCAAGTGTCTTATCAAACGGCGCACTCAACCAGTTATCCACTGGGACATACTGTACACGTTGCAAAGAGAGTGCTTTCTctggccaacaaccacaatACAGGCCTGTAGACACCCAACCTACCACAATGGTTGCAAGAGCACAAGACAATCCTGTCTGCCATCCCACCACGGCTGTGCTGAGACAATGTGCACCATCCTCTGTGTGACCACTGAGCATTGTCGGTGTTAGGCAAAACTGCTCTTTCTTTGAATTCTCTTCTTCTTTCTTGCCTTTATCCGGGACTAGGTTGGGTCGGCTGGGTATTTCAATGATTTTCTCAGGCTCCATTACCCCTCTAAGTACCTCTCTACCCCTCAGGCTTATTTGGGAATTGAACatttggcaaacattttaattctacATATTTGACTTCACATATCAACATATCTTCACAGCTGACCTATAAAATAGATTTGAGAGCCTCGGGCCCAGCATTTACAAAATAACCTTTTAATTTAATGATCTATTCAGCTCTGCACACTTAAATAAAGATATGCAAATTAATGCTTTGCTTcaggccgtgtgtgtgtgtgtgatccaaggttttactatacatgtggggaccagaagtCCCCACAGTATATGTTTCTGTGCTATGTCCATGCAAGAGTGTATGGCTGTATATGATACATTAGCCATTAACTGCCTTCATAAAATTTTAACTTATCTTTAGTTATTGGTTGCAAATCTTAGTGCAGGATCCTAAGGCAATGTGTTTGGTTATGAAAAAAAGTCTGTTAACAAGTAAGTGAACCATACAATAACACACAACCATACTGACACAGATAAAaggaaaaacagacaaaaaactCTTCGTTTAAAAAATAACCCCCAAACAGTGAAAAAGGGCAATTCTCCAATTAAAAGACGAAAATGTAGGCTATATTTAAATTAGAGCGTGAAATGCACGTTCAATTAGGTTACTTTCCTGTCCTATTACTTGATCgctgtagttttttttgttgaactAACCCTACAGGAAAAATGCACGTGAAACAAAGCCGCGCTCTGCCTACTTATTGCTTCTGTGGTGAGGCTATCGTCTTTAGTGAATACGTTTTCATTTTATCTGCAAATAATCGCtgtttgagtaaaaaaaaaattatatgaaatTAGGGAGGCAAATTACTAACGTTTCCTTTCACCAATGCGATTTGGCACCGTTTCCATAATGAGCTATTTCgtttatttatttgaagaaCATGGAATTGGCAATTTCATACGCGAAAGATTGACCTCGGACGCTTATTTCGATTGCAGATGCCCTAGTCCTTTCTGTTTTATCCTTCAAAAACTAACGTGTTTCTGGATATAGGCTACCCCAACCCTATACTGTCGACACACATGTGCAAAGAGTCGTAGCACAGCAGATAAAGATTGCCATCTACTGGTTCCTTTTAAAAGTAATACGTGTGTAATGGACCATGAATGGCATATAAACAAGAGAGAATCAATCATATCCATTGTCGATCGTGTTCTGAGCATTACGAATGTGTAaattaacatacaaaaatatatgtaatgcatttgtattaGGTTAAGGTGTGATCATCGTTGACTGATTTGGAATTGCATTGCAACAAGTTTGCATATTACTCTAAATCCAAGCGGAAGGATTTGGGTCtagtaaaacaaatgttcttaTCTGATCCACGTTAGGTTTATCGGTGTCATGACATAAAGACATGCTAGCCACTAGATATAAGGTTTTCTGTTAGCCTACCTGACAGCTATCCAGCAAAGTTTGATCACAAGATATGCATACTAGCTCGCCAAACAATTCTTAAAGTAGCTAAACCATCAAAAGCCAAACCCAACCGAATTGTTTATTAGTTCCATAACAGCAATTGCCTTTGTCTGTGGTGCTTTATTAGGTAGCTTGACGAATACTCCGTCCCATCCCACAAACATAGAAAAGTTGGAAGGCTTACCTGTGAGATGTATATCATATGTAATTGTTATCCActatttgttgttattgtaaACATTGAAATGAAATTAACACCATCAGTACCGAACCATCACCTAACGTGCGCAATTAAAGAGGTTTTACAACTCTAATACGGTCTTCTAAAGTAATTCCAAAACTCAACACTCCAAAgtcatgtaatttttttaatcttcaCTAGTTATAATAACATGAATCAGTTCTCGTAAAGGATCCTGCATGAAAGTTGCAGGGAAGAGAAGATTATGCCAATTGTAAGCTAGAAAAAATACCAACTCAAAGGAAGTCATTCTTTAATGAGATAGACTAAACTAAAAAACCTTGCGCTATGAGAGATTTCCAAGTTGACGAGTAAGACGATTCTGGAGCAGTAAGTTAATAATTTAATGGCTTAAACTTTACATTTTGTCACATCTGAGGATTTCTTTATATCACGAAATATGATATCTAAACACACTTGAGTATGTTACAATGTATGACACCTAATTCAGTTTTATGAGAGGAGCTGAAAAGTTGCAGGGAAATAGGGAGGAAATACGTCATGAGTTGGCTTCAAGTATAACCAGCCTGAGAACATAAGATTATTCACTACCAATTCGACTCATTATATGTCACACTACCAATTAGACTCATTCACATTTGGCTAGATATAGGTTTTAGGTAAACAGTTCACATGCATGTGCTTTGCAAAACAGCTGCAATATATTTGATATGAGTATTTTAGATATGATGGATTCGGATTTGACTTCCCATTTTAttaatggaaaaacaaattataatattgaacacaatttttacatttgtttttagctGTTTATTTGTATAGTTAACTAACATGACACAAGGTTAATTTAATTTCCCATTCAAGGATTTTGAAAGTCAGTACAAGGCCTTGGAGATGGTAAATCAGGTGTGAGTACAAAACAAACCATGAGGTCAGTGAAATTAAAGTGTGAGAAGGAGCACTTGTTGCCATGATTTCCtctggtggggtggggtggagtCGATAGGTGGAGTTGAAATACAAGGAGACCTTCAGGTAGCTAAGAAGTCATTGaagttgttttctttcttccctCTCCTTTTGTTTTCACAAACTGCCCTAAATATTATTGTGCCAAAGTTCAATGCGCATATGCAAGGACAATGGAGGTGTGGACTTTGTGAAACTCCCCAGAAGGGACATCAGGGTTCATATTACAGAATACATCTACTGAGAAAAAGTTTATCCACACACCTGAGGAAGCAACAAATGTAAGTATTTATCTCCTACTGTGCATTTTTACGTTATAGAACTGTAAACATAATAGAGAAGTCAGAACTTTGACAAACTTAAATGACCTTAGACGTTCTTCAAAATGTGTTGCTGCCTTCTGCTGAGTTAATTTACAACTTCACATAATTGTTTATTAACTTCAGACATCAATGAGTAAAATTCGCTTCATTTTTGTCTTTGCCGTGTCTTTGGGAACACCATTAACACAATATATTTGATAAATAAGGGAATGTTTTTGGTTCACTGGTGAGATTTCTGTCGACATCATGAAGGGCATATCAAACAAATTACTATCTGTATTGTGATGGTCCAGATATTTCACTCTGTTACCATCTGACAGTAGTATCAGGTCTATTACCATCAGACTCTGATGCAGCTTTTACCACAAGGCTGTTAGGACTGTTGAACAGCCATCAACCAGTCACATacatttcataaagccctttttacatctgcCGATGTCACACCATGCTTACGCAGATATATAGCATAAACCCCTATAGAGCAAGCAGAACAGTTGTTGAAGCACAGTTGCTAGGAGAAATTCCATAGAAAAGAACCTAGGAAGAGGAGCCAGACACTCAGGAGCCAATCAGGGTAACCAGTCCCCAGTACCAGGCTATCATACACCAACCTGCAGCTTTGGTACTGTACCCTTCTGTAAACATACAGCCtcatacacattcacatacagtaATCAAATACACGCTCACTCATTGGTACAgtacacactcactcactgaaTTACTCACACACGCTCAGTCTACACTGCTGTCCCATATATAAATAGATATAGAACATGTCATACTTAATGGCTCTACATAGctcaaattaatattcaaatcTATTTGTGGGGATTATAATAGTACATTTATCTCATGCACATACTAACATACATTCTTGAAATTTgaaatattgttttagatttgtCAATTCAGGCATTTTTCTGCATTCACTATAACATCGACTTAAATGTGTATCAGACCAATAaacttgaaatacattttgatttgaaccTGGTTTTCAGATGACCTAATTTCAGTTTGATACCAACCGAttataaaataatgtgtaaAATGTCCCTTATTGTGTCCTAACTGGTTTCCATTAACACTGATTCTTCTTCATTTTCAGTCCCACTGCTTGAGATAAAAAAGGGTGACGTCAAAGTGCCATCCAAAGAGAGAACCCTTTGGACCACAATGATCACCACGAAGGCAGATTTCCAGCGGAGGATTGTCTCCAAGGATGGACACAACCAAGTGCGTATCGATAACGTGGAGGGTATGGTAAAGCTTTACCTCCACGACATCTGGACCACAGTGGTGGACATGAAATGGCGCTACAAACTCACCCTTTTCTCCTCGACCTTCATCGTAACCTGGTTTCTCTTTGGCGTCATCTTCTACTTAATCGGCATGGGCAACAGTGACTTTGAGGGTGAGCTACTGTCCAACCACACGCCCTGCATCATGAATGTCAAAACCCTGACCGGcgccttccttttctctctggaGTCTCAGACCACCATTGGCTATGGCTTCCGCTACATCACTAGTGAGTGTCCGTTGGCCATTTTCGTCCTAGTGGTCCAGCTAGTCACCACAGGCCTGGCTGAGATCTTTGTGACCGGGGCCTTCCTGGCCAAACTGGCAAGACCCAAAAAGCGGGCCGAGACCATCAAGTTCAGCCAGTCGGCGGTGATCTGCTGGCACAATGGCAAGCGATGTCTGATGATACGCGTGGCCAACATGAGGAAGAGCCTGCTGATTCAGTGCCAGCTGAGTGGCAAGCTGCTCTCGCCCAACGTAACTGAGGAGGGCGAGAAGACTCTGATACACCAGAGGGCTGTGGACTTCTGCATGGATTCGTGTGGGGAATGCCCATTTCTAATTCTTCCCCTCACATTCTACCACGTGCTTGATGAGAGCAGCCCGCTGGCAGGACTGACCGCCGAGAGGTTGCAGACACGTGACTTTGAGCTGGTCGTCACCCTGAATGCCACCATGGAGTCCACGGCAGCCACCTGCCAGAGTCGGACCTCTTACATTCCCCAGGAGATCCTGTGGGGCTACGAGTTTAAACCTGTGCTCTTCAGCACCGACAGTGGCCGATACATAGCGGACTTCAACTTCTTTGATAAGGTGCAGATGAGCAGTGATCGCACGTCACTCAGCGACAACAAAGAAAAGCTGAAACTAGAGGAGGAGTACAATAATGAATAAGGGCTGTTTATAGGTGCGTACCCTGAGTAGAATCACTGTCATTCCATAGTTGTAATGACATGGGCCAAACATTGGCACATAGATGTCTCCATAGCACACAATATTTGGGGTCCTCTTTTGGCTCgacacttttacaaccagtggctaATAATCACTGAAGGCATCTTTATGATCTGTCCTGCTACTAATAACTGTTTTGAAACCCTTTCTACATTTACTGAATGGAAATATGTCTGTATTTTGAATAACTCCTAAACCCAATACATTTGAGTGAATGTTGACACATTGGCATGTTCCTAATCAGTATGTATCTGGTCAAGGTACATTCAGGTGCAGATTTGGCACAATGTTTGGATCTATATGACACAAATAGGAGAATATACAAGCAGAACAGTAGTTGGGTCTCAGGGTCTGGTGTTGgagtttaataaaatgtttgtggcAATTAAAAAATCGATAAAGAAAACAGATGAAGATATTCAATATATTATTGCTGTGTATCACCAAATTTCctattttaatgtattaaacATAGTTGATTAGGTAGATTccagggcaaaaaaaaaaatctgataagCGATGTGTCATGATTAAGAGCTGTTTTGTTCATCTATGAATAAACTATTGACTTTCGAAAGAGGTGTTCTGTATTGTTCCATTGTGAGAGGATGCTTTTATCTATAGAGAAGTACCTCTATAAAACTCAGCCGGCCTCCTTACATTACCCTCATCCCACACTCTTCTAGTCCTCATCCTCGTTGTTGTGGCAACACTCAGAGAACAGCCATTGAGGTCTGTCGTTTGGGTCATGGCACACTGACTATTTTGGGTCAAAACAATAGGACGTGGAAACTTCTTTTTATACTGTATGCAGAGGAAgcacaaaaacataattgttgACCTTCCAAGACAAGTGGACAGCAAATTGGTGGAAAATACTTTATTAGAAAGGACACAGTAGAAAATCTATCCAAGTAAGCATATCATTTTAATCGTCCCTTTAAGTCAAAAATCTCAGTATCTCAGTCCTGTTTCCCAGCTGATAAGGCTGGCATAGGTGTTTTACCCAAGCCTGCATCCCATAAAATAATACTGAACAGGTCTGAAATGGCACGCCTGGTCTGAAATGGCATGTCTGGCCAACACAAAATCAGTTTTATATTAGTATATATAGTTTATGTTGTAAACATATACAGAGCTTAATGTTCAGGccacaattgttttttaattgttcaCTGCCTGATTTGGTCCATTTCAAAGACTTCTGTTTTGTCACTATCtctataataaaacattgtgtcTTTGGCTGGCTGAGATCAACTCGTAGTGTATGAATGTATTAGTTATACATTTatcatataaaaacaaatataacacTGACTTGTATACTTCAATCTAACAAACGCACAGCGTTCGCGACtcagaaaaacaataacacaaaattGGCATTTTGTAAAGTCTCTTCAACTAAACTGTGAGTTTCTGTGGTAAGGCACTGGTCAAGAAAACTCCTTCCATCCAAAAAGATTTGAGGTCACACACAATATTTTACGAATGTTGCTTAATTccagtttttcaaaaaaaatccaaaacacAGATTAATTGTTTTCAAGGCACTCTCTTTAAGAATAACAGTCAAGTAACAAAAAGCTCCCCTTTAAGTTTAATTATGCCATATGCACTAGTATGTACTATAATGATACTGATTAGGCATAAGGCAGTTTATATCCAAGGAATAATACTTTTCACATATTTCAGTGTCTTATGATCTGCGGTCCTCTCTGATGTGGCCCCACCCTTGGTCAGAAACAGTCCGTGAGCCCGTCCATGAACACGCGAGGTGATCATCTAGCACACGTCTACCCAAGGTGTTTCCTGCTGGTGCCTGTTTCACAGTTTACTACAGCCAAGTTCAGGtgccctctcttcctctgtgtacTCTGAAGGGAGTCCTCATCTGTCACACCACAACCCTCTCCTTACCCAAATTCCCCTTATCCCGCCCCTTCTTTACAGTCTTTGATATGTTTGCTTCATTAAATAAGGTATTCAAAACATATATAATAAGAGCTGGATTCAATATGTAGCGCTGAATTTCATCAGCTGAGAATGCATTCTGGGTAAACATAaatttcctttttcattttgatcattacatttgtaatgattCTGCGATACAAACTGAATCCTGCCCTAAGAAACTGTTCATGCagctattgtattttttggtATACTTATCGCCCCTTACAAGGAGTATCATGTAATATAATCCACTGCTTATTCCCTTTTATGTCAACACCACAAGTGTGAGACCGATTCCACGGACGGACTGGTGACCAAGACAAACAGTTGAGGAGAGATCCTTTACTGATtattgacctaattaatcaatcaagcaCAGCAACAAAACCTGCAGATAcctggccctccgtggaacccaTTTGCCACCTGTGATCTACACTAAGATTTTCTTTCACTGTTTTTAGAAACGACATATCGCACAATGCCCTTGGTTACAATAACGTCTTCTGTGACCTTTTTTTACAACATCCTCTGTGacctttttttacatttacagttttcCCTCCCATGTTGTCGCATAGCAACACGTCCGTAGCCCTCCTCTCAATCCTTCAAACCTTGAGTTCCTCACCTGCTAATGCCCTTGACTTAGGGTGGAAATACATTGGCGTATCAAATGTCCAGCGTTGCGTGGGGAAAAGAATAGTGGGAGAATAGGTCCTGTTGTAGCCAACCAAAGCAGCTATGTTCCCTGTTCTGTGTTGGTTCTTCGTGCATTTTGGCTGGGTTGGTAGGGTTCTATGTTTTGCAGCAGACTCTCGGCTCAGAGCCTTAGAAACCATTCCAACATTATCATTGGTGGAAACATGAAATTAGCTGATATAATGGGACAATATGGATTTCTTTAGGCCATTGTTATACCCTTTTCAGTTGTTGTTGATTCAAATTACCAGGCTACAaaagaatatatacattaagTGAGAAGTTGTCTTGTATCTTCATCCATTTACCTGTGACATGGGGGTGTGTATGGGCAGTGAGTTGATGggaagaaaatacatattttaaagatattttaatAGGctatatatatcaatatatataGTTACCATTTGTATTTAGCATTCATATATTTTCCTATTTGATCAGGTTACTAACATAGGCCTCTGGTACTGAAAATTGTGAGACGTATCCAGATTACTGACCAGAAAGCGCTTGTTTAAATTCTCAAGTTTAGTAGGACTCATTATTGTGACTATCATCTAAGCGCAGTTTAAATGCAGTTTCATTCCGGATCTAATCATCTTTTGTTGTTTGGATTTATTGTTATATTTGTCATGACTAGGTGCTAGTATTTACACATACTAAATGAGTCCTTTTAAATCTTTTTGCAGAAGAGCTGTGGATAGGTTTAGCTTTCAAATGAGTCGACTTTGACCGACGGGTTTGCGCTCTGCTTACAGCGTGTTTATAGCAACCTAAATACTTAAGCCGACACCACGCTGTGGCGATGCACCAATGTACCCCAAGTCTCATTCCTGATTCCCTACCTCAACATTAGTCCTTTATCATTGATCCTGACCCATTTTTCTTTTGATTCCGACACTTCTCAAACGGAAGCACGTTTTGTTTGCCCCTTATTCCTGTTTTGTCCTGCGGTAGCAAGACGCCCTCCCCCAGGCAGATCTAATAGTAGGTGCCCAGGTGGGAGGGCATGTGGGCGGCTGGGTGCCGGGTGTTGGGGTAGAGGCCCCCGGTGGGAGAGTTCCAGTAGGGATTGGGAGCAGCAAAGAAGCTGGAGGAGGTGACAGGCAGCGCTGGGGGATGAGGAGTGACAAAGTTGACCTTCTGTTGGTGTGCATGGTAGGTGCTCATATAGGACAGGTCGGAGGGGTACTTGTACATGGAGGACTCTGGCGGGTGGGGTTGCAGGGCCTGGGCGATGCCGTGGAAGTCAAACTTGTAGGCGTAGCGCTTGCCGTGCACCTTGGTCATGATGTTCTTGTCGTAGTAGTAGCGCAGGGCGCGGCTCAGCTTGTCGTAGTTCATGTTAGGCTTGCTCTTCCTCTCGCCCCAGCGCCTCGCCACCTCGTCGGGGTCGGTC
This genomic window from Esox lucius isolate fEsoLuc1 chromosome 7, fEsoLuc1.pri, whole genome shotgun sequence contains:
- the kcnj15 gene encoding ATP-sensitive inward rectifier potassium channel 15, with the protein product MITTKADFQRRIVSKDGHNQVRIDNVEGMVKLYLHDIWTTVVDMKWRYKLTLFSSTFIVTWFLFGVIFYLIGMGNSDFEGELLSNHTPCIMNVKTLTGAFLFSLESQTTIGYGFRYITSECPLAIFVLVVQLVTTGLAEIFVTGAFLAKLARPKKRAETIKFSQSAVICWHNGKRCLMIRVANMRKSLLIQCQLSGKLLSPNVTEEGEKTLIHQRAVDFCMDSCGECPFLILPLTFYHVLDESSPLAGLTAERLQTRDFELVVTLNATMESTAATCQSRTSYIPQEILWGYEFKPVLFSTDSGRYIADFNFFDKVQMSSDRTSLSDNKEKLKLEEEYNNE